From a region of the Mycobacterium sp. SMC-8 genome:
- a CDS encoding zinc-binding dehydrogenase: MWAYRLVAPFTFEKTEVPQRSPESLAEGQVLLRFLAAGICGSDLPGFRGAQGKLPGDTGACAAEMNGFPIHEIAGEVIASRHPEHRTGDRVVGWASGFDGLMEQVVADGDGLAAYSGSLSPAHAVALQPLACVLYAVEQLPDLRGRHVAVLGQGSIGLLFSYVSKAAGAAHVTGVDPVDRTAAGPDFGVDTVVRATSDRWVSRLGPHTKPDIVIEAVGHQVATLSHAVEAAAFGGSVFYFGVPDDDWYPISMRTMLRNNLTLKSGVTLERRRVLAEADAFARDHPGLLDRYLTHTFGVDEATAAFEIASRPMPGRIKIAIVA, from the coding sequence GTGTGGGCCTACCGTCTCGTCGCGCCGTTCACCTTCGAGAAAACCGAGGTGCCGCAACGCTCTCCGGAGTCGCTCGCCGAGGGCCAGGTGCTGCTGCGCTTCCTCGCCGCGGGGATCTGCGGGTCCGATCTGCCCGGGTTCCGGGGCGCCCAAGGCAAACTTCCGGGCGACACCGGTGCGTGCGCTGCCGAGATGAACGGCTTCCCGATCCACGAGATCGCCGGTGAGGTGATCGCGAGCCGGCATCCCGAACACCGGACCGGAGACCGGGTGGTCGGGTGGGCGTCCGGCTTCGACGGCCTGATGGAGCAGGTGGTCGCCGACGGCGACGGGTTGGCGGCCTATTCGGGGTCGCTGAGCCCCGCTCATGCTGTGGCGTTGCAGCCGTTGGCGTGTGTGCTGTACGCGGTCGAGCAACTACCGGACCTGAGGGGCCGCCACGTCGCCGTGCTCGGGCAGGGTTCGATCGGTCTGCTGTTCTCGTATGTGTCCAAGGCCGCCGGGGCCGCGCACGTCACCGGCGTGGACCCCGTCGACCGTACCGCCGCCGGCCCGGACTTCGGGGTCGACACGGTGGTGCGGGCCACCAGCGACCGCTGGGTCAGCCGATTGGGTCCGCATACCAAGCCCGACATCGTGATCGAGGCGGTGGGACACCAGGTCGCCACGCTGTCGCATGCGGTCGAGGCCGCGGCGTTCGGCGGCTCCGTGTTCTATTTCGGTGTGCCCGACGACGACTGGTACCCGATCAGCATGCGCACCATGCTGCGTAACAACCTGACACTGAAGTCAGGGGTGACCCTGGAGCGCAGGCGGGTGCTCGCCGAAGCCGACGCGTTCGCCCGCGACCACCCGGGGCTGCTGGACCGCTACCTGACCCACACCTTCGGGGTCGACGAGGCGACGGCGGCGTTCGAGATCGCCTCGCGCCCCATGCCTGGCCGCATCAAGATCGCGATCGTGGCCTGA
- a CDS encoding cytochrome P450, producing MADPLKYYRILRDEHPVYYLDKWDTYALSRFDDIWRVLEINDGTFVASEGTLPAAAVLAEHNDGPVADPPLHPMPFHANFDAPIYDEVRRCTAAPFRPKNVARLGERIRVLANERLDELLPLGRFDLTQDYGGIVAASVVCELVGLPTDLAGDVLATVNAGSLAQPGSGVEVANARPGYLEYLTPVVQRRRAQQGDALSIVDNLLAYRLPDGSALSDTEAAVQMLGVFIGGTETVPKIVAHGLWELSAQPGQLAEVRSDLDANVPVAREEMIRYCAPAQWFARTLRRPFTLHGTIIRPGQRIISLLASANRDEREYPQPDEFLWNRPMARLLAFGRGQHFCLGAHLARLEIAIMVTEWLKRVPDFRVDTEAASRPPSSFQWGWNNLPVEI from the coding sequence ATGGCCGACCCGCTGAAGTACTACCGCATTCTGCGCGACGAGCACCCGGTCTACTACCTGGACAAGTGGGACACCTACGCGCTGTCACGGTTCGACGACATCTGGCGGGTGCTGGAGATCAACGACGGGACGTTCGTCGCGTCGGAGGGGACGCTGCCGGCCGCGGCGGTGCTCGCCGAACACAACGACGGACCGGTCGCGGATCCGCCCCTGCACCCGATGCCGTTCCACGCCAACTTCGATGCGCCGATCTACGACGAGGTCCGCCGCTGCACCGCGGCGCCGTTCCGGCCCAAGAACGTCGCCAGGCTCGGCGAGCGCATCCGGGTGCTGGCCAACGAGCGGCTCGACGAACTGCTACCACTGGGCCGGTTCGACCTGACGCAGGACTACGGCGGGATCGTCGCGGCCTCAGTGGTGTGCGAACTCGTCGGCCTGCCAACCGATCTCGCCGGCGACGTGCTGGCCACTGTCAACGCGGGCAGCCTTGCGCAACCGGGCAGCGGCGTCGAAGTGGCCAACGCGCGGCCCGGCTACCTGGAGTACCTCACCCCGGTGGTGCAGCGCAGGCGCGCACAGCAGGGCGACGCGCTGTCCATCGTCGACAACCTGCTGGCCTACCGGCTGCCCGACGGGTCGGCGCTGTCCGACACCGAAGCGGCGGTGCAGATGCTGGGTGTCTTCATCGGCGGCACCGAGACCGTGCCCAAGATCGTCGCGCACGGACTGTGGGAGCTGTCGGCGCAGCCGGGCCAACTCGCCGAGGTGCGTTCGGATCTGGACGCCAACGTGCCCGTCGCGCGCGAGGAGATGATCCGCTACTGCGCGCCCGCCCAGTGGTTCGCGCGCACGCTGCGCCGGCCGTTCACCCTGCACGGCACCATTATCCGCCCGGGCCAGCGCATCATCTCACTGCTCGCCTCAGCCAACCGGGACGAGCGCGAATACCCGCAGCCCGACGAGTTCCTCTGGAACCGGCCGATGGCCAGGCTGCTCGCGTTCGGCCGCGGGCAGCACTTCTGCCTCGGAGCGCATCTGGCGCGACTGGAGATCGCCATCATGGTGACCGAATGGCTCAAACGGGTGCCCGACTTCCGCGTCGACACCGAAGCCGCGTCGCGGCCCCCGTCGAGCTTCCAGTGGGGCTGGAACAACCTCCCCGTGGAGATTTGA
- a CDS encoding HpcH/HpaI aldolase/citrate lyase family protein gives MASRLQEALSGKAQIWGGWVVGPTVLGPEEFAAAGYDYVGFDVQHGYLRDADVALMLRRLEHVPIATVVRLPGPDAAPIGRVLDAGADGVVVAMVESGEQAAAAVAATRYAPAGVRSFGPLRASLGSDPRALQERVSVFAMVETARGLAAIDDICGVDGLAGIYVGPADLAISMGHGPVDAWTHPDVLDAMCRLQHVATGAGLVAGVHANTGLVGNEMAQRGFRMITLASESQALRRGAAAHLAEARGQTDAPASTRYS, from the coding sequence ATGGCGAGCCGATTGCAGGAGGCCCTGTCGGGCAAGGCGCAGATCTGGGGCGGCTGGGTGGTTGGTCCGACGGTGCTCGGGCCGGAGGAGTTCGCCGCCGCAGGTTACGACTACGTCGGATTCGATGTCCAGCACGGGTATCTGCGCGACGCCGACGTCGCGCTGATGCTGCGCCGGCTGGAGCACGTTCCGATCGCCACGGTCGTGCGGTTGCCGGGCCCCGACGCGGCGCCGATCGGCAGGGTGCTCGACGCCGGCGCCGACGGTGTGGTGGTAGCGATGGTCGAGTCGGGCGAACAGGCCGCCGCGGCGGTGGCCGCGACCCGGTACGCCCCCGCCGGCGTACGCAGCTTCGGGCCGCTGCGCGCGAGCCTGGGCAGCGATCCGAGGGCGTTGCAGGAACGTGTGTCGGTGTTCGCGATGGTCGAGACCGCCCGTGGTCTCGCCGCGATCGACGACATCTGTGGTGTCGACGGGCTGGCTGGAATCTACGTCGGCCCTGCCGATCTCGCGATCTCGATGGGGCACGGCCCGGTCGACGCGTGGACGCACCCCGATGTGCTGGACGCGATGTGTCGCCTCCAGCACGTCGCCACCGGTGCCGGCCTGGTGGCCGGCGTTCACGCCAACACCGGCCTGGTCGGTAATGAGATGGCGCAGAGAGGATTCCGGATGATCACCTTGGCCTCGGAGTCGCAAGCGCTGCGCCGCGGCGCCGCCGCGCACCTGGCCGAGGCGCGCGGGCAGACCGACGCGCCGGCGTCGACGAGGTACTCCTGA
- a CDS encoding SDR family NAD(P)-dependent oxidoreductase, which translates to MAPNRVALVTGAARGQGAAITARLVRDGFCVAACDLRADELRQTVAEFGDRAVAVDLDVTSEEQWCGAVASVVERFGALTALVNNAGVLHRAPLSDETAAGFEGSWRVNCLGPFLGIQAALPNLRGVPNASIVNTCSTGAIRPFPNHSAYGSSKWALRGLTQVAAVELAPAGIRVNAVFPGPVETPMLDPATQSRLAGAALMGRIGRPTEIADAVAFLVSEHASFITGSELIVDGGQSLQIG; encoded by the coding sequence ATGGCGCCGAACCGGGTCGCACTGGTCACCGGTGCCGCCCGCGGGCAGGGTGCGGCGATCACAGCCCGGCTGGTGCGCGACGGGTTCTGCGTCGCCGCATGCGATCTGCGTGCCGACGAGTTACGGCAGACCGTGGCGGAATTCGGCGACAGGGCAGTTGCCGTCGACCTGGACGTCACCTCCGAGGAACAGTGGTGCGGCGCGGTCGCGTCGGTAGTGGAGAGGTTCGGTGCGCTGACCGCATTGGTGAACAATGCCGGTGTGCTGCACCGCGCTCCGTTGTCGGACGAGACTGCGGCAGGCTTCGAAGGTAGCTGGCGGGTCAACTGTCTGGGGCCGTTCCTCGGCATCCAGGCGGCACTGCCGAATCTGCGCGGCGTCCCCAACGCGTCGATCGTGAACACCTGCAGCACCGGGGCGATCCGCCCGTTCCCGAACCACAGCGCCTACGGCTCGTCCAAATGGGCTCTGCGCGGCCTGACCCAGGTCGCCGCCGTCGAGTTGGCGCCTGCGGGGATCCGGGTGAACGCGGTGTTCCCCGGCCCCGTCGAGACACCGATGCTGGATCCGGCCACCCAGTCGCGGCTGGCGGGCGCGGCATTGATGGGCCGCATCGGCAGACCCACCGAGATCGCCGACGCGGTCGCGTTTCTGGTCTCCGAGCATGCCTCCTTCATCACCGGTTCGGAGCTCATCGTCGACGGTGGGCAGTCGCTGCAGATTGGATGA
- a CDS encoding NAD(P)/FAD-dependent oxidoreductase: MAKTLSVAIIGAGPGGLALGIFLRKAGFTDFTIFDREDGVGGTWRVNTYPGLACDVKSHLYSYSFELNPHWSRLWSGQQEILDYFERCAQRYRLHENLRCNTEIASAEWVPESRTWLLTTAAGDEHTFDVVVSAIGMFTQPVMPDLVEEEPFTGTMMHTARWDHSVDLRGVRVAVLGTGSTAAQLVPEVAKQAAKVYSVQRSPTWVLPKPDREYTAREKWVFAHVPLAKKIYRTRLWLRSESNISVIENGSDKTEEFTSVALRSLEATVPDEELRAKLTPDHPLGCKRLVFATDYMQTLTQPHVEVVSSPARRLRSRSLVTEDGTELDVDVVLCATGYAAADYLGQIEVRGADGALLRDTWRDGAFAYLGMTVPGFPNFFMLYGPNTNVGSNSVIFILEAQAHYVVRALKHMRRRNRAYIEVRSDVMTRYLESIDAWMQGTVWLTRCSSYFRAANGRVVTQWPRSARAFWQMTRRFRPRDYVFAAPQSRSAIRVGAQTAGQR; this comes from the coding sequence ATGGCCAAGACGCTCTCCGTGGCGATCATCGGCGCCGGTCCGGGAGGCCTTGCACTCGGGATCTTCCTGCGCAAGGCGGGCTTCACCGACTTCACCATCTTCGACCGCGAAGACGGCGTCGGCGGTACGTGGCGCGTCAACACCTATCCCGGCCTGGCCTGCGACGTGAAATCGCACCTGTACTCCTACTCTTTCGAACTGAACCCGCACTGGTCGCGACTGTGGTCGGGCCAGCAGGAGATCCTGGACTACTTCGAACGCTGCGCTCAGCGCTACCGCCTGCACGAGAACCTGCGCTGCAACACCGAGATCGCGTCGGCGGAATGGGTTCCCGAATCCCGCACTTGGCTGCTGACCACCGCCGCGGGCGACGAACACACTTTCGACGTCGTCGTCTCCGCCATCGGGATGTTCACCCAGCCGGTGATGCCCGACCTCGTCGAGGAGGAACCGTTCACCGGGACGATGATGCACACCGCGCGCTGGGATCATTCCGTCGACTTGCGCGGCGTCCGCGTCGCCGTGCTGGGCACGGGATCGACTGCGGCCCAACTGGTCCCGGAGGTCGCCAAGCAGGCGGCCAAAGTGTACTCGGTGCAGCGCTCACCCACCTGGGTGCTGCCCAAACCGGACCGCGAGTACACCGCGCGGGAGAAGTGGGTGTTCGCCCACGTCCCGCTGGCCAAGAAGATCTACCGGACCCGGCTGTGGCTGCGCAGCGAATCGAACATCTCGGTCATCGAGAACGGCAGTGACAAGACCGAGGAATTCACCAGCGTTGCGCTGCGATCGCTGGAAGCGACCGTGCCCGACGAGGAACTCCGCGCCAAGCTGACCCCGGACCATCCGCTGGGCTGCAAGCGTCTGGTGTTCGCCACCGACTACATGCAGACGCTGACCCAGCCGCATGTCGAGGTGGTGTCCAGCCCCGCACGCCGACTCCGGTCGCGATCACTGGTCACCGAGGACGGCACCGAACTCGACGTCGACGTCGTGTTGTGCGCCACCGGATACGCGGCAGCAGATTACCTCGGGCAGATCGAGGTGCGGGGCGCCGACGGGGCGCTGCTGCGTGACACCTGGCGCGACGGGGCGTTCGCCTACCTCGGGATGACCGTGCCCGGTTTTCCCAACTTCTTCATGCTCTACGGCCCCAACACCAACGTCGGCTCCAACAGCGTCATCTTCATTCTGGAGGCGCAGGCGCACTACGTCGTGCGGGCGCTGAAGCACATGCGGCGCAGGAACAGGGCCTACATCGAGGTGCGGTCCGACGTGATGACGCGCTACCTGGAGTCGATCGACGCCTGGATGCAGGGCACCGTGTGGCTGACCCGGTGCAGCAGTTACTTCCGCGCCGCCAACGGCCGCGTGGTGACCCAGTGGCCGCGCAGCGCTCGGGCCTTCTGGCAGATGACGCGCCGGTTCAGGCCGCGCGACTACGTCTTCGCCGCACCGCAGAGCCGGTCGGCCATCCGTGTCGGCGCCCAGACCGCGGG